CATAAATAcagtgatgtggaaaaaaaaactaggacATCCTACAGCAGCCTGCATGTTTCTCTAAAATATTGGcataaaagaatatttaatataaattttagtaatactaaaaaattcaaacataaaCAACACCACTTCCTTCTATAACACTGTGAAAGTTTCAAGAAGGAATCAGAGCTGCATACAAAAGCAAGAAATTGTATCAGAAATGTGATACTTGACAAGTGTGTGAATTCACAatcaaatgttgaaaaataacagttttgtttattacgtcttttatttttagttgtaaaGACTTCCGCAGTGAGAAGTACTTacacttttatcttttatttttgttgtgtgtttcttATTCAGAGAATGTCTGACACACATTCTCTGAATAAGAAcaactttcttaaagaaattaGGGAAATATAGTAGTTAtgaaatatattataaataatgCTTAAATAAATACCTAACTGAGTCTCGTGTGTTGCTAATGCAACCCATAGTTGCAATTGATAAACTGAGCAATTGTTTGTTTACtgtgtaaaaaatattacacCAAACATTAACTGGAAACTGAACACACTCACCCTGTCCAGTCTCATACTGGTTAACAGTCAGCTGGTCAGGCAGGACGTTAATGTGTCCATCCTGCAGACATCGATGCAAAACAGGCAGACACTCCTCAGGAAGACCTGGACAGATAAATTATTTACACTAAGATTTATCTGAGTCATAATAATGAGAAgtatataaaagaaaagacCTTTCATCAACTTCTTGAAATATAGACAACGGGATGCAACAAACTAAAACTAGAAGCCATGCAAAACATGACAATCAAGTCATATTAAACTGCTAGATTCTCCACCAAGGCTAATCCGTCGAGAAAATGGATCAACACTTCTTCTTTATGCTTTACGGAAAGTATTATATGGATTAAAATGATTACCTGCAGGTAATGGTTTGTCCTTGTCCACATTGTTGTTGTCGTAGCGAAATTCAAAGCCATAATGTTTCACTCTCCTGTGTTTCAAAGCTTTCTGAGCTAAACAAACAAAGCATCAAAATATTAGATTAAAATCGATCAAATAAACATGTGACCCTACGCCAGAATCTGAACATACTTTACAAAAGTTATGCATAGCTATTTAACACTAAACACTCAACAAGGTAAAGGAACCATACTTTTCCTACTTGCAACACTGATCTTGTTCTAAGCTTTAAAAGAGTTAAGGTTTGTAAAAGAGCAACGCGCTTCATTACCTTGGTTAGAAGTTGACCAGTCCACAGCAGCGAGGAGCAGAATCTCTTCCTCTGGAGACACAAAATCCTCCACTAGGGCTAATTCTTCAGGAAAATGGACCAACACTTCCTCTTTATGCTTTTCTGCAAACAAATATTAGTAACACATGCAGTGAAGGTATAGACACAGGCTGCAAAATCAGGTTGCCTAAAGGAGATGATTTCCGGAAACTCCTTATCTAGTCTGAGTCATCActtatttctttgcattttgctcCTGAGTCAAACTTTCTAACTACAAAGCAGTTTCTTCAATCTAATGAGAGTAAATTAAAGGTTTCTTTGGACTTTAGGTAGTTCTATGCCAAGTATCGACATAAAAAATTAGGAAATCTGACAATCAGGGGTGAAAAGAAAAACGgacagtgcaaaaaaaaaatctttctgctGCCAATGAAAAGCAACTGAAAGTCATGTTTTCAAGAAACAGGTGTAGCCCAGTACACACCTGACAAAGGGTTGTCATCCTTCAGATGATCATCTGCTTAATACCAGCATTTTTAGCAAATAACTGTATTCCTAAAAATAGTTATTAGATTTTGGGAgcactgaaaaacataaaatgtaggATTGCCTTCtcaaaagtgaaacagaaggaTTACTCAAGGTTTTTTCACAATACTGTACATCTGAGATACATGTAGCTACATATGTGATACTATCCAAAAATACGTACCTGAATCAACATAACTGAGATAAAGAGTAACGCTGTTCTCCCCAGACTGGAGCTTCTGCCCATTAAGTTGGGTGTGAGCTTTCCGAGCATCATCTTCTGATCTGGTAGagacaaagacaataaaacaagagaaaccAAGAAAACATTTGGGTCAAAGagtcaatttatttaaatcagacaGGATTTGGTAGACCTgatcaacaacaaagatatcaaacatgaaaaaaactgactatatataacattttcaaGAAACTGGTCAGAGTTGTTGGTCAAAATATGTTATaacatatttgtaaaacaagttgacacttgaaaataaaatgagatgctttaattttagcttttgttgGATAGGTCTGAGTATTTAGAATTTGGTtgcttcctttttgttttctctccaattttgtgtttttaactgtTCATGTTTTAACTTAGTCAGGAAACTTTAATGAAAAGCTTGAGCTCGTTTCCAAGCTTTGATGAAGCTGTTACTTCTTTTCAGCTTTAAATAACTTCTTCACTGGAACAGATTGCTTTATGGATAAACAGCAGATTCTTGCTGCGGTGATACCTGTATGTGACAAAAGCATAGGGCTTCTGAGGAGGCATAAACAGACTTTCCACGTCTCCAAACTGCTTCATTGCGGCAGAGAGGTCCTCACGGCTGACACCGTTTCCCAAGCCTCCGTTAGCCACCACCAAATTCTGCAGGCATGACAGAAGAAGAGGATCAGCAAGTTTTCAGCCGTCCAGTGAGctgaatattttacacatttgtacacATAATATACACATTGGCTCCAAGTTGATTAGGCTTTCATTGGAGAATGGCTTACTGGAAGGTTACCAAAGGTTAGACTAGTTCAACAAGAATTACTCAGAATCCCCAAAGTGTATTGCTCAAAGAATATTAATTGTGTTGTTTCATATTGATGTTTAAGTCACTGATTTTACCTGTATTTTACAAGCTACAAGGTCCCTGTCAGAGCTCTCAACACATAAAAGTTCTGCCTTAGTAAGCAATAAAGTTTAATTCTACCAAAAAAATATCATGGAAGGAAATAGAATTGAACTCTACTTAAGAGAGAGATGTATTAATCTTAAACCACCataatggaaaaaacaaaccaagGCCATAATGTAACTTTATCCTACAAATACGCAGGTATTTACTGACTTCTTGatcttttctgcaaaaaaaaggTTCTTTATCTTTAATAGAATGGGTTTTGGTTGAACAATTGAACAACTGTTCAGAAGCAGTTGTTTAATTgaacaatagttttttttctcacattttgtggTCGGGTTTGTGTCATGATTCAAAGCAGAGCCAAAGGCAAAAATATCTAGTAACTTAAAACGGCACTTCCAACTTTTACACATAATGTCTACGGCTCCATATCGGTATTAAATTAATTCTTTTAATAAGCTACTTTTACAAATGCTAATGCATAATACCTATGTTAATTTAAACTATCAGTCCTTCGTCTGAAAGTAATGATTTctctttgggtgtttttttctttcctttttgttcACCTTGGTAGGCTGCGATGCTGTACTGATGCCTTCATGCTTCAGTAAAGTGTGACTGGCCTTCAGCTGTTTTCTCAGCACTTTCTTGACTTCTTTGCCTCTTCTGGCGGCGGCTTTCACGTTGTTTACCACTGTACAGTCCATGTTTAGCCTACCTAATCTGTCCGGGTACAACTAGCACCCTCAAACTATGGTTCCGCCTGTGACGTGTGATCTGTGTTAGCTGAGATCaaccaaataaaataagaaaacttaaTGTAAAAATTTTGAACAATATTTATCCTGgtaagaaaaaccctcaatgtTTAAGGACTTGGgtgaaaattgtactttttatcGAGTTGAGTCAGCGACTGTAATGCATCCTTTACAATTCTTGCTACTGTTTTTTCAAGGGACATCGTGTAATTTCTCAATGGAAAAACTAAGCATTCTATCGAAATCATACGTACAGATATCACAGTCAAGTTTGAATGTAGTGATGAAATGTTGTACTTCATACTTAATCTTATGATTAGGGTAATTGCACATACATAAGGTAAAGTCCCTCCCAAAAGTCTGACTTTTATTAATAGACCTTGAGATActgtaaataattacaaatagAAAGACAGAATTCATACAGCTGCATCTCCAGAGCTTACTTTTGAATGACCCTGAATGACAAGAATTATGCCATTATTGAATCATTATAACATGCTGtacttttgcatttttgttgtagaatattgtttgtgtttgtgctgatAAACGTTTTTGTCTTGTGTTTGTAACaaacaatatataaatatgtaaaataaataaataaataaagacaaagagCAATTTGTTCAAACATATTCTGGTCAAAGGCAGCTCAACAACACCATTTATTAAAATCACCAGAGAATAGCTATTCAACAATAAAAGTCACTACTGGTTTCTCACTGTTTTTAGTTCACCAAGAATATAACCCCTCCTAAACTTGTAGATGCCCTTACATATAGGCTAAATGATCATTCATTATTTTAGTCAAATCACAAAACTTTATATGACCTGATGAGATGAGCTTCTCAGCAAAAGTGATGACTCTGGGATCCCTTttggcattaaaaaaatcctacaTGAGTCTTTCACTTGTGGACATTTGTCCATCTTTGTGTCCAAATACATTAATAGATTGGGGTTAGTTGTGTAACTAAGCCGTCACCTGTCCAGAGTCATCTTATGTGCCGGGCGGTGAGAGCCCTTCGTTGTTGAAACAGCCCGCTCTGTTTAGTCTGCAAAACAACAGCTGGTATGAGGGGAGACCACCCAAATTCCCTCTTGAACACAATAACAATACTCTGCATATCTTTCCTAAGCAGGCTAATAAAATTCTCTTTTGTTTGTCTCCATTTGTTGACATTGTTGATCATTACAGGAGTTAAGAGGTGCACAATCAACAAACTCCAGCTCACCGCATTTAGACgcatttcactttattttttatttgcaaagatgaaaaataaagtgtgaaaaaagaGTTTGTATTAGCAAAATATGCCGAATAAATGTGCTTTGTTCATTCCCTTAGTATTGACATCAGGGCAAGCTGATTAAAAGGGTTGCTTTGCAGCGCTCAAGGGCAGCTTCACCTAAAGTCCCCACCAAACTCTGAAAAAGCTGTGCAACAGGGAGAAGTGGAGTGAAATCCCCTGCATAAGCTGATGTATGTCATCACCTTCTGGAATTCAAGGTCAGCAGCCAACCAGGCATCTTTGTATCATAACTGGCTTGGCCTGCAGAACAAAGATGGACAGACAAAGAAACCAGATACTCCCTTTCGAAATTGTAAGCATGATCTGACTGTCTTCAATGACTGACTGTAGGAAGATATCAACATAAAGagtaagaagaaaaatcaaatgaagTGTTGAAATAAGTTGATAGAGAAAGGAAGCGAAAGCAGGGATGTGATTCTGAGGATGATGTGATTTGTGGCACTTTGGCTCCATTGGTAACTTTTGGGGATTTCAGTTTGTCTCTAAAATGTGACAACATGCCAGTGGCAAAGTGCCCAACAATACAACCCAGAATCGATTCTTTTCATTGTTATCTGCAATGTGTATAGAAGATCTATCCCTTCAGTTTTTGCTTGATTGATTCATAGATCAGCTATGTGGATTAACAAACAGGAAAATAGATACTTCTGTTTAAAGGATAGTTATATTGTATGGGATattcataaacacacacacttttagTGACCTACAATGCGTGGAATGGTGTCTATGAGGCTTTGTTGACACTCTCCATCTCGCCACTGATTTAGACAGTATCTCTGCCAGCTCACGTCTGTCTTAGATACGCTCACACCTGTTACAGTGGGTGCTCGCTCCACTTTATTCAATCACCTTAGCACCGGATATCCATGACAATGGGAATCCCTGGGTCGCATACTGTAGTTATCGGTGTGGGGCTGAAAGAACAGGAGCAGgataaagttacatttattttcatctgttaAATCCTCTGGGAATGACCTTGGTATTCTTTGATGGAAGAGATCAAGGCAGCTGAGCCGGCGCCTTGTCCTGGTGTGCCCCTTCTGCGAGCAGAAAATGGTGACCGTTGAGTGCTAACACTCGTTCAGAGATAACATGGTTGTTAGCAGCTGTTGAGTGTGAGATGAGCTAAGAGGTTTGTTGTTGTAAACTGTCAAAGCTCAAGTATACAGAGGAGGCAATTTAAGGATGCAAAAAGAGGAGGCAACTTAtgaatttaattgaaatgtcaacttttaatcgcttgatcaaaaataaaatttccatgcattgagcattttaaaaaaaaaaagaaagcatctGAACCATTTGCTTGTGTTGGTTGTTTCATACATCCTTCTTTGGCTGTCTGTCAACCGGTTGCCAAGGAGATTGTTAGTCCAGGAGTATTTTCTCAGTTTGCAACTGGTTGCTGgttcagatattttctttcaCTCCCTCAAGTTTCTAagccaaatcaaatcaaagctgcTACTTACTTTTAACACTTTACTGATTCATTCTGCAGTTTGAAAAGTAAACTGTCATGAGaaagctaaattaaaaattCAGGTTATAAggttttacattctttttatttctctttactAATAATCACCCCTAGATAAAATGTTGTGTTGAATAGCTGTTGTTATTCAGTGATTTGTGACTTCAGAAGTCAGATGGAAGTTACGGTCGTCAGAAGGTGTTcaccacactttccagatttttatttgcaaataatctttaaaattaatcagAACTTTGTCCAGTTGTAGACTGGCATGGTTTGCAGCTTGTACCTCTACTCACACCCAGTGACCCAACGCCAAAAGAAGTGTATTCACACAAATGCGCACCACACACttcaaattttttattgtaaaaagtgttgtaaaccatgtgtgatttattttccacaTCACATTATGCACAACTTGCTGGTGCATTGTTCAAAATCACCAAAAGAATAATTTCCAATTGTAGTTTAAATTTGCTAAGTGTGAAGAAGTCTGTTGGGCATGAATGCATCCACAagtcactttgtgttttattttggagtcGTTGCTCTGTCATTCTCCTCTCCTCAGAGTATGGGTCTGACCTAGATACTGTTACACTTTCCAATATTCATCAGATGTTACAAGGATTGTTTTTGGAACAACTGCGACCCACCAAGTATCTTCAACAAGGCTGCCAAAATAACCCTCCTCTGTTGTGTGGAAGGAAAGGGAGACTCTGTAAGGTTATAGATGGAAAATAGTCCAGTGGACGATACTGTGGAAAATAACAGGCTCTGTTGGTCTTTCAGTTGGTGTGtgacatcagtctgtgtgtatttGAGCCATGGGCGGTCCACTGAGAGTGGGCTACTTTAGGAGCAGAACCTATCTCCGGCTGAAGCAGAAAACTGGCCAACAGTGAGCAGCAGAAGCTAACAAGGTACAGCAAGAAGAGGGAGAAGCTTCCAAGAAGCAGAGGACAAGGAGGCTGTATCAACAATCAGGCAGgacacaaaaagaagaaaaacatctgaacaatTCCTACAAATATACCAGGTAATAGTTGGTCAGAGTATTAATTCCATCCACTTTCTTAGCAGTGCAGTAAAATCTGACTGTGATGTTTAAGACCTTTTGAGGAGCTAGTGCAGAGATTTAATCTGATTTCATCAAAGCTACTGCAAAAAGTAATACAAATTTACTTCAGAAAGTTATGTATTAGGCTAATCATTTCTCCTAGAAGTCCTCAGTTTGTGAAAATCAAGGACGTCTCCTCAATCTTTCTTCCTGCAGCAAATGGTGTCTTCAAAGGATCAGTCCTCAGGGCTATTAATCATATATATCAACAATATGTATAGAGCAGTATCAAActcaaatttccatttttatgttGATGATATTGTTATGCATTGCTTTCCAGCTGCACATTAGGACCTTTAACAATCTTTAAAATTTCCTAAAAGCAAATCTCCAGCTCCAATTTAAAGTTTGTGAATCACCCATTTAGCTTCACCCACCATGTTTTGAGGGAGTCTCTGAAAACAAATACCCACAAATCtcaaatgatgattttctgAATGATCTTGATTAACTCCTCCTAGTCTCCCATTGGgaaactggtaaaaaaaaaaaaaaaatacaaaaattaaaaaaaaagataaatccttatttttcccttttctggTACAAGTCCTTCTTGAGACAAAAGAATATCCATTAGTTTTACATAACTGCCAGTTTTATGCATGCCTCTTCACAGTGCATTAATGGTCTTGATTATATAAACCACAGGGATGTGAATTTATGGCAAAGGTTAAACTTCTGACTCATCAATGTAAATCTGACTGTCAGTGTCAGAGAAAAGCCACTCAAACAGCAAGTAAAAAATCAAAGACATGCTTTATTTGCTGTAGATTATTCTTGCATTCATTGACTGGTTTGTTGCTGTGATGTTCAAACCACTGACATATCCTCAGttgtaaaatctaattttgccCTTTTCCCTTCATATTTGACATCTTACATCCTCCAAAAAAGTGCAGCAGCTTACAATGCTTGTTCACATAACCTTTACAtagttgggggaaaaaagcattcaggtatgttttactttatttgtggAATCAGCTGCAGAATCAACTGTAATCAGAGAAAATTGTCTAAGTACACCtgaagagattttaaatattgtcaaaataattattaagaGATAACTTGGCATTAATGTCCTATGGTTTAATTTGACTGGAGTGTTGCTGTTGCACATCTcaatttttaaacaatgttcTGTACTTGATAATTTGCAAAAGTTTAATGCAAGTCTTGTATTATGCTGCCTTGTTCCAGTGTTATTTCTTCTTGTCAAATTCACCGACTCTAAAACTCTTTCCAAGTTAAGAAAATatagattaaattgtttatcACCAGGATTAGTGTTTCAGTGTTGTATCACAAACTTGGGATAATATTGTGGCTCTGCTTAGAGACAGTAACTACATATCTGAGAGCTAGTGAGCTCTCTGACCTTTCTTTCCAAGACAGCAAACACtggcacacacagacacacacactgattaCATGCTTATTTTTAAATGCCAGCTCAGTATATTTCCACCTCTCCTTTCTTCTAGATCTTGTAAGTGTTCTAAAAGAAGCTTCTTGCCCTCCTCTTCGCTCACCATGGACCGCTCGGCGCAGGAACTGTTTCTCAACTTCATGATCGTCCTTATCACTGTGCTTCTGATGTGGCTACTGGTGAAAACTTACCAGGACTGAAACATGGAGCCACGAGGCGAGAGGAAAGCAGGAGGCGGAGGGAACAAagggagagatggagagagCTGGTTCTAGATGTCTAAATACAGcgtttacattttttgagtctttTTAGTCTATGAAATCATAAGAAGACCTATGCACAGTTTCAGTCTTCATTTAGGGTCAAATATTCTATTTATGTATCTGCTGTCTGAGATACATGAAGTTTCTAAAGTTATAAAAAAGGTGGAGAAGCATTAAAGAGATGGGagtgtgataaaaataaaaaacaacgtACAAGCAGCATATGTCATAGACCTGGTCATATAATTTTAGGCACACTAAGGTATTTTTgtcatctgttttgttttattgacattaTGTGTGCTTACATATGTTCCTTAAACTCTTCCGCTTgtgggtttttgtttcattacacCAGCTAGTTATATCTCATTAATGATGTCTTTTCTGCTTGTGCTTTCTTAAactagattttattatttttaaaaaagtgtgttttgtttgaCGGGTACAGACAGAGCAGATAATACAGATCAGATCATTTTTATCTACCAAAAGCACAAGAACCAGGGCATGCATATCACatgaaaatccatccatccattttctaacacgcttgtccctagtggggtcaggaggggtgcaggtgcctatctccagttcCGGgggagaggcggggtacaccctggacaggttgccagtctgtcacagggcaacaaagagacagacaggacaaacaaccaggcacacacacacactcacacatagggagaatttagagagaccaatttacctaacagtcatgtttttggactgtgggaggaagccagactTCACATGAAAGTGATGGagcaaaataaaagcacgcTGTTTAATGTCAATGTTGACATgacatttcccccccccaaTCATTTTAGATGAACCATTTCACATCACTTTCTAACTgcccagaaaatgttttatagcaGAAATTACAAGGAGCATATATGACTAAGAAAGACTCAATGTATAGATATCTATTTTCAGTGATTGTTAGATAAATTCAGCAGTTAGTATTTGCCTTGTGTTTAGGCCTTTAGTGCACGTTATGAACTGCTGCTAGTATATGAATCATTTAGGgctgaaaaacaaccaaatgaTAGCAGAAAAAAGCTATCCGTTATTAGActaaataaagttttcttcTGTAGGAGAGCTGATGGTGTCATGCAGCGCCTAAAATTCTGTTCTCTACTTGTTTTCTTCatcatgaaaaataatctgttactaaaataaaacttttcacacAGCTTAGCAGGGTTCCTCCACAGGAGGACATGATAAAAATTAGGTGCTTTGGAAACGCAACTCTTATGATGGCttgataaacaaaaataatcatttggcTCAGGTGTGATGATCTCTGAAGAACACCAATTATCCTTCTCTTTTGAGATGTTTGCCATCCACAAtgtgcaaatgtttaaaatgcagaCATGCACATCCAGTAACATTTTCCTCCAGGTGTGTATGTAAAACGAGTTTTGTGTGGTGGGTATCATTCTGCATCACCCCATGGGTCTCTGTATCGGTTGAAGCTAATGATCTGGCAGTGGAACTCAGTGAGTCCTCTGGGCATGGGCGCCACTTCCTCCCATTGACTCCTCCCACTGTAGTACACCTGCACAAGTGGCACCAAAACAGGGAAgatgggaaaaaatgtcttacttTAGCAAATTTCTTCATAATGTCAGAGAATATTCtagttttaatttagtaaatttaTGCCTTTAATCATTGAAAATGCacctttttttatgcaaattgaCAACTTTTAGACATTAGAGAacatcttttgttttcaaataaatacatgaaatgaATCTAAAAGTATCAATGTTTTTCACACAGTAAAATCTAAGATAAATCTCATAAGATAAACATAAATTCTGAAATCTCAGTATGATCCCAggcatatttttctttcatttttaataagaaCAATTCTGTCCAGTCATTTCGAAGTTTGTTTACACTGGAGATTACTCTTTAGCAAAAGTTAAAGTATAGTAGCTCCTATAATTTAGAGGTTGGAGTTTACCTGAACTTCGTCTGTGATCTCGTCCGGTGAATAGTCTCCACCCAGAATGTAGATTCTGTCCCTCATGCCTATAGCTCCAGCGTTGAACCCTGCACATTCAA
Above is a window of Xiphophorus hellerii strain 12219 chromosome 18, Xiphophorus_hellerii-4.1, whole genome shotgun sequence DNA encoding:
- the sln gene encoding sarcolipin, coding for MDRSAQELFLNFMIVLITVLLMWLLVKTYQD